The window GCCGATCTGGTGATCGAGGCCGCGCTCAATGCCGTTCTGGCGGAAATGGAAGCGGCGCATGGGCCTTATCCCGGCGGGCGCGTGGCTGTCATGGGCATGGGCAAGCTCGGCTCCTTTGAGCTGACGGCCGGTTCGGATGTCGATCTCATCCTGCTTTATGATTATGACGATGCCGCCCATGAATCGACCGGCGCAAAGCCGCTCGATGTTGTGCGTTATTTCACCCGCGTCACGCAAAGGCTGATTGCGGCGCTTTCCGCGCCGACGGCGGAGGGCGTGCTTTACGAGGTGGACATGCGGCTTCGCCCCTCCGGCAACAAGGGCCCGGTGGCGACGCGCATTTCTGCCTTCGAGAAATACCAGCGCGAGGAAGCCTGGACCTGGGAACATATGGCGCTGTCGCGCGCCCGCCTGATCTGCGGCGATGCCTCGCTGATGGAGGATGCGCGGCGCATCATCGCCTCCATCCTTTCCCAGAAACGTGACGTGGCCAAGGTCTCCGCCGATGTGCTGGAGATGCGCAGCCTGATCGAGCAGGAAAAGCCGCCGGAAAACAACTGGGATTTCAAGCTCATCAATGGCGGGCTGATCGACCTCGAATTCATCGCGCAATATCTGGCGCTGGTGGGGCCGGTGAAGGGGCTTGCCGCGCATGAACCGGGGCGCAACACGGCCGAGGCGCTGCAGGCGCTCGCTGCCCCTGTCATGGAGCCGCAGGCCTTTGATGATTGCATGGCGGCGATGGCGCTCTACACCGAAATCTCGCAAATCGTGCGGCTATGCATCGACGGCGCCTTCAACCCGAAGGAAGCGCCGGCGGGCCTCACCGATCTCGTCTGCCGGGCGGGGGATTGCCCTGACATTCCCACACTGGAGGGGGAGGTGAAGCGGCTGGCGAAGGCGGTGCGCAAGGCGTTTGTGGGGACGGTGAAGAATGGTGGGTGAGGCTTCACCCCCCTCTGCCCTGCCGGGCATCTCCCCCTCAAGGGGGGAGATCGATATGCGGCAACGGCGCGATCATCTCAAACGTTGCGAATTTGGCGGGGAGCATCCGTCTAGCTGATCTCCCCCCTTGAGGGGGAGATGCCCGGCAGGGCAGAGGGGGGTATCACGCACTCTACCTGTACATATTGCAGGTCAGTCAGCGCCCCCGACGCTACCTCAATGCACCGTCCCGCAGCACCCCGCCGCATGCGGAATGATGATCGTCACCACCGTGCCACGGCCCTCACACGAGCGGATTTTCATCGTGCCGCCATGCAGCTTCACGAGCGAGCGGGAAATCGCAAGCCCGAGGCCGGAGCCGCCCTGGCTCTTGGCATATTGGCTCTGCACCTGTTCAAAGGGCTGGCCGATCTTGTTGAGCGCCTGGGCGGGAATGCCGATGCCGGTGTCTGCGATGGTAAGGATCATCGCGGCCTGATGCACATGGGTGCGCAGCGCGATGCGACCGCCATCGCCGGTGAATTTCACGGCGTTGGAGAGCAGGTTGAGCATGATCTGCTTCATGGCGCGGCGGTCGCCCTGCATGGTCAGCCCAGCGCAGACCTTCTGCTGCACGGTGATGTTCTTCTGCTCGGCCTGAATGGCGGTCAGCCGCAGGGTTTCCTCGATCAGCGGCGCGAGATCGATCGTCTCGCGGTTGATGCGCATATGGCCCGCCTCGATCTTCGACATGTCGAGAATATCGTTGATGACGTTGAGCAGGTGTTTGCCGCTATCGTGAATATCGCGGGCATATTCGGAATATTTCGGCGAGCCGACCGGTCCGAACATCTCATTCTGCAGGATGTCGGAAAAGCCGAGGATGGCGTTGAGCGGCGTGCGCAGCTCATGGCTCATATTGGCGAGGAATTCGGATTTCGCCCGGTTGGCAGCCTGCGCGCGCTCTTTTTCGGCGAGGTAATTGGCGTTGGCGTCGGAAAGTTCGGTCTTCTGCCGCTCCAGCTTGTGCTGCGAGGCAGAGAGGTCGCCGATGGTGGCCATCAGCCGGCGTTCGGAATCGCGCAGGCGCTCCTGATGACGCTTCAGAAGGGTGATATCGGTGCCGACCGCGACGAGGCCGCCATCGCGGGTGCGGCGCTCGTTGATCTGCAGCCAGCGGTCATCGGCAAGCTGCACTTCGGTGGTGCGCGACAGGCCTGATTGATCGGGGTCAGCAACCCGCCGCTCCACCACCGGGCGGGCGGCGGCCGCATGCACGGTGCTTTTTTCAGTACCCGCCACCAGCACGCTGTCCGGCAGGCCATAGGCCTTCTGGTAATGGGTGTTGCACATCACCAGACGGTCGTTCTTGTCCCACAGCACGAAGGCTTCCGAGGTGGATTCGATGGCGTCGGCAAGGCGCTGGTCGGCCTCGGCGTAGCGTTGCGCAAGGCGATGCTGCTCGGTCACATCCATGGCGATGCCGATGACGCGCGGGCCGTTATTGGTGCGGATGACCTGGGCGCGGGCGCGCAGCCAGACATAATGGCCCTTGGCATGGCGCATGCGGAAGATTTGGTCGATCTGGCGCAGGTTGCCGCAGCCGACGGCGCGGGCAAGCTCATAGAGATTGCCGTCTTCGGAATGCATCATCCGGGCCGCGTCGGAGAAGGAAAGCGGTGCGGCCTTCGGCGGCAGCCCGAGAATTTCATAAAGCGAACCGGACCAGAACATGCGCCGGCTGGAAAGATCGAAATCCCACAATCCGCAGCGGCCGCGAGACAGCGCGGTCTCGACCCGCAGGTTGGATTCGGCGAAGATGTCGTCGGCGTCGCGGGCACGCTTCACCTGCATGTAATAGGCATAGAGCACGACGAGCAGGATCGAGGAGATGCCAGCGAACAGCGTCACGTTCATGGCAATTTCGCTGCGCCAGAAAGAACGGATCGGCTGCAGCGAGCGGGCCGCGATCACCATCGCGCCATCGTCACCGAAGGGGATCATCGTCGCATAATGCTGCTGGCCGTCAATATTGGTCTCGATGGTGCCGGGCGAGCCGGGGAAGCGCTGCACGATGGCGATTTCCGGAAGCAAAGCCGGCAGCGACGTGCCGATATAAAGCATCGCTTCCTTGCCGGCGCCTGCGAAAATGCGGCCATTGCTGCCGGAGAGAAGCACCATGGTGCCGTCGGCAAGGCTGCCGGACGGCAGCGCCGCAACGAGGGCGGCTTCTGCCTGGGTGCGCTCCTGCGAGGCGAAGACCGAACCGTTATTGAGAAGAGCCGCCTTGGCAGTCAGCGCCGTCAACGCCGTGGAGTGGCGGGCGGCCTCTTCCATGCGGCCGTATTCGGCAGCGATGCCCAGCATGCGTGACGCAGCGACGACGACGAGGAAGGCGAGGATGAGAATGGGGATCAGGCGCTTCAGCAGGGTCTCGACCTGCAAGACCGGGCGGTCGGAGCCATTCATCAAACCCATCAGGTCGCTGGAGAGTCTTTCGCTCCAGGCCGCAAGATCAGAAAATTTGGCATACGGCCGCTCATCGCCCGCAGTCGCCCGCCGCACGTTCGTCATTGTCCCGCCTTCAAGATGTCCCCAGTGATTCGAAGCGCCGCCGCTCGAATATGACTAGTGAATCAAATGCGATTCGCCGTGTCCAGAGGCAAAAGTTAAAAGAATTTTAACCCCTTGAACCGACTCCGTATTTTTTCGGGACGGTTTGTTTCCGCTCTGTCGAAGGCGGGAATTATGAACGAAATCAGTGAGCCGGCAATCTGATCCGGTCTTTGCGGAACGTCGCTGGAACAGGCGTCAGGCTCCGTCGAAGGCGTCGAGAGCCGGGCCAAGCGCGCTGATCACGCCATTGCCCGCAGCGGGAAGACCGGTCAGCACTGCACTGATGATATCGTCGCGGCTTGCGCCCCGCACCTTGGCTTCCATCACGTGAAAGGCAAGACCGCTTTCCAGACGCAGGGCGGCAAGAATGCCGATATAGATCAGGCTCTGCGTTTTCACATCGAGCGTGGACGCCGCGCCTAGACCCTGCACGGCCTGAAACCATGCCGCCTTGTGGGCCGGAGCATCGGTCATGAAGCGCTGAAACGAAGCGCTGGTCTTGGACATGTCCTTCATTTGAAATTCCTTTCCGGTCTTCAGCCGTTCCCGGCCCCTCGCGAACCATCCTGTCGCGCAACGCAATACGCCGCCTTGATGGCGATCAAGACGGCGTATCGGCATTGTCCGGAGTTTTGGCGTGGGGCGGTCAGCCCTTCAGGATGCGCCCGACGATGTCGCTTACATCCGTCGACAGCCCCTTGGCGTCGGCGATCGTCGAAAGCGCCGCCTTGGCGTGTTCGGCACGGCTTGTCTCCAGCGACCGCCAGGAGCGCATGGATGTGAGAATGCGGGCGGCAAGCTGCGGATTGCGCTTGTCGATGGCGATGATCTGTTCCGCCAGGAACCGGTAGGCCGCGCCATCGGCACGGTGGAAGCCGGTGGGATTGGCGAAGGCAAGCGTGCCGACGAGCGAGCGTACCCGGTTCGGGTTGGTGGCGATGAAATGTTTCGATTTCATCAGCGCCTTGATCCGGTCGAGCGCACCGTCGCCGGGAATGGCGGCCTGCAGCGAGAACCACTTGTCGAGAACGAGCGCATTGTCGGCAAAGCGTGTTTCGAAGGCGGCAAGCGCTTCCTTTGTTTCCGCGCTTTCCGGGAAACGCTGGGTCAGGACGCTAAGCGCATGGGCGAGATCGGTCATGTTGGTGGCGTCGGCAAAGGCCTTCGCCGCACGGGCCGGCGTCTCCTCGGCAAAGGCGAGATAGGTAAGCGCGCCGTTGCGCAGCGAGCGGCGTCCAGCGCTTTCCGCGTCCGGGCTGTAGGCCTCGCCGTCAGCCGTGCTGTCGGCAAGCCGCCGCAGCGTTTCGAGCCCGGCCGTCGCAATGGCCTTGATGGTGGCGTTACGCGCCTTGTGGATGGCGTCCGGATCGTTGTCGCCGCCCATTTCGCGGGCAATATCCGTTTCGCTCGGCAAGGCCAGTGCCTGCGCCCGGAAGGCGGGCTCAAGGGCGTCGTTGCCGATGATTTCGATGAGCGTTGCGGTCAGTTCCGCATCCGT is drawn from Agrobacterium tumefaciens and contains these coding sequences:
- a CDS encoding PAS domain-containing protein codes for the protein MTNVRRATAGDERPYAKFSDLAAWSERLSSDLMGLMNGSDRPVLQVETLLKRLIPILILAFLVVVAASRMLGIAAEYGRMEEAARHSTALTALTAKAALLNNGSVFASQERTQAEAALVAALPSGSLADGTMVLLSGSNGRIFAGAGKEAMLYIGTSLPALLPEIAIVQRFPGSPGTIETNIDGQQHYATMIPFGDDGAMVIAARSLQPIRSFWRSEIAMNVTLFAGISSILLVVLYAYYMQVKRARDADDIFAESNLRVETALSRGRCGLWDFDLSSRRMFWSGSLYEILGLPPKAAPLSFSDAARMMHSEDGNLYELARAVGCGNLRQIDQIFRMRHAKGHYVWLRARAQVIRTNNGPRVIGIAMDVTEQHRLAQRYAEADQRLADAIESTSEAFVLWDKNDRLVMCNTHYQKAYGLPDSVLVAGTEKSTVHAAAARPVVERRVADPDQSGLSRTTEVQLADDRWLQINERRTRDGGLVAVGTDITLLKRHQERLRDSERRLMATIGDLSASQHKLERQKTELSDANANYLAEKERAQAANRAKSEFLANMSHELRTPLNAILGFSDILQNEMFGPVGSPKYSEYARDIHDSGKHLLNVINDILDMSKIEAGHMRINRETIDLAPLIEETLRLTAIQAEQKNITVQQKVCAGLTMQGDRRAMKQIMLNLLSNAVKFTGDGGRIALRTHVHQAAMILTIADTGIGIPAQALNKIGQPFEQVQSQYAKSQGGSGLGLAISRSLVKLHGGTMKIRSCEGRGTVVTIIIPHAAGCCGTVH
- a CDS encoding carboxymuconolactone decarboxylase family protein — protein: MKDMSKTSASFQRFMTDAPAHKAAWFQAVQGLGAASTLDVKTQSLIYIGILAALRLESGLAFHVMEAKVRGASRDDIISAVLTGLPAAGNGVISALGPALDAFDGA